The Doryrhamphus excisus isolate RoL2022-K1 chromosome 18, RoL_Dexc_1.0, whole genome shotgun sequence genome contains a region encoding:
- the nav1b gene encoding neuron navigator 1 isoform X5 has product MLGNSVKAREDFKMDSSKAYGQADGKGLGVGAKRAKSGVPQSTQRGELKVYRAGSSEGRLPVASSLRKQRSMTNLAVLTDAEKKLHLYEPKWCDDMAKPGVGAPRKPGKPVGKVTSGGAPLSRNLSKSEHSLFQGKPKPFAPLAAPSAPGKQSRIPRAPFAEVKPLSKAPEDGRSDDEILSSKAKAAAKKPGLGEESGSKGQGEEGGDKPFLKVDPELVVTVLGDLEQLLFSQMLDPESQRKRTVQNVLDLRQNLEDTMSSLRGSQLSHSCLESSNVGYDSDDTNARSMSSLSNRSSPLSWRHGQSSPRLQAGDAPSSTAVGYQGVKTASHQYAAQTMPARCSSHLSGTSRIELLDGLEDGDLKSGYLSDSDLLGKSLPDDEDNLTNGWDESSSISSGLSDGDGEGSDNLSSEEFNASSSLNSLPNTPLGSRRNSSVMLRTDAEKRSLVESGLSWYSEDGKVSHKLNTSSFDTGSLKMEAPSKWRKKPPSLSEDFGVKGELRKPQSLGAPGSFKKSRNPPVGVTSPITHTSQSVLKVAVPKSDKPQDKSKISIKTGGLQRSRSDAGRDHHMMEPRKPPSGLVKPMTGASFGYKKPATATGTATVLTAGGTTISSGSSTVGKPPKSTAIPVKPAGGRKNSFDASSEQSFLGPNARNSIQYRSLPRPAKSSTLSVIGRPASRPVSGTIDPSLLSLKPVSMASANPRVKEPSNFSSKISNRTFTGPVNQTDREKEKAKAKAVCADMECGSLKGDEVVSESSRESVVKLHGLRRTSSSKYPELSSPTTPRMLAKSLGRPPSLAHLDKVNSNSLDSCVTIQDLPPKVPPYSKLQDLAGSHSAARLTPSPAPVLHIDSPGSFNSESLGGSPLLYPKLSTMHRSMESLPLQMSVPSSARFSTTESKPNQERGAGTWSTGSRTSLNLFEGLQTDRNTLPKKGLERCGSSLSDSDGIKPGRRHSHNAVSTTESDSPPQLPSPTRALHLLSATKAPLTNVVAPISSGTPRISRSNSIGPPSDSACDLYGSSPLGSSMSLAERPKSMMRSGSFREPTDDVHGSVLSLASNASSNYSQIRKLRRELESSQEKVADLTMQLSANANLVAAFEQSLALMTARLQTLSVSSEQKDSELNDLRETIEILKTKNTEAQEIIHGALNNSEIASKELQINRQNSSESISSLTSTTSHSSMGSIKEQEAKKKKKKSWLRSSFNKAFNKKGSKGPYADIEEIATPESSAPSSPKVHHDGDNPPPSSMKASASASSSGLCEGSEAGDDKVVSDLRSELWEKERKLTDIRLEALTSAHQLEQLQETMTNMQKTVENLKVENDQLRTSGNSPCPSPGPSSSVSQSSGLTCLSNSSPRQSVAVAKGYTRRLSDGTCAADSTDYASLSSQRDDHRVRVVVSVVDLHVFKDEVKQSDLFIGTVRVNGRMDWPMLDSAVSQAFKVYIAKVDPNSSLGLSTDSIFSYSMGHIKRVLGGEAPETQPSRCMSRGPTGITVALKGLKEKCVDSLIFETLIPKPMMQHYISLLLKHRRLILSGPSGTGKTYLASRLAEYLVDRSAREVSDGIVMTFNMHRQSCKDLQLYLSNLANQIDRETSSSENPLVIIVDDIHDPAAVSELVNGALTCKYHKCPYIIGTSNQPVKMTANHSLHLSFRMVTFSNNVEPANGFLVRYLHRKLMESEDERSLTNDDLIQVLDWVPKLWYHLHTFLEKHSTSDFLIGPCFFLSCPVTVDEFRSWFIDLWNHSIIPYLQEGAKDGIKFHGQKAVWEDPVEWVRGTLPWPSAQQDQAKLFHLPPPSIGSGSPGQSGEEKSHKETTPSSVESDPLMAMLLKLQEAANYIESPDKDEPSLPRL; this is encoded by the exons ATGCTTGGGAATAGTGTGAAAGCCAGGGAAGATTTCAAGATGGATAGCTCAAAGGCGTACGGTCAAGCAGATGGCAAAGGACTCGGCGTGGGAGCCAAGAGGGCAAAATCCGGGGTGCCCCAGAGCACCCAACGGGGTGAACTCAAGGTTTACCGTGCAGGTAGTTCCGAGGGGAGGCTACCGGTGGCCTCCAGCCTCCGCAAGCAGAGATCCATGACCAACCTGGCTGTGCTCACTGATGCCGAAAAGAAGTTACACCTCTATGAGCCCAAGTGGTGCGATGACATGGCCAAACCCGGGGTGGGCGCACCGAGAAAGCCGGGTAAACCAGTAGGCAAGGTGACGAGTGGTGGAGCCCCACTTTCACGAAACCTTTCCAAATCGGAGCACTCCCTTTTCCAGGGAAAACCCAAGCCTTTTGCGCCTCTTGCTGCTCCCTCGGCCCCCGGCAAGCAAAGTCGCATACCTCGGGCTCCGTTCGCAGAAGTGAAGCCCCTCAGCAAGGCTCCTGAGGACGGCAGGTCAGATGATGAGATCCTCTCTAGCAAGGCCAAGGCCGCTGCCAAGAAACCGGGACTCGGAGAGGAGTCCGGTTCCAAGGGACAGGGCGAGGAAGGAGGGGATAAACCCTTCCTGAAGGTGGACCCCGAGCTTGTAGTGACAGTTCTGGGAGACCTGGAGCAACTGCTCTTCAGCCAGATGTTAG ACCCCGAGTCACAGAGGAAGCGCACGGTGCAGAATGTCCTCGACCTCCGCCAGAATTTGGAAGACACAATGTCAAGTCTGCGGGGCTCTCAGCTCAGCCACAG CTGTTTGGAGAGCAGCAACGTGGGCTACGACAGCGACGACACCAACGCTCGTAGCATGTCCAGCCTCTCTAACCGCTCCTCGCCTCTGTCGTGGCGCCATGGCCAGTCCAGCCCTCGTCTCCAAGCGGGCGACGCCCCATCCTCCACAGCAGTAGGATACCAAGGGGTCAAAACCGCCTCCCACCAGTACGCAGCCCAAACCATGCCGGCTCGCTGCTCGAGCCACCTCAGCGGCACATCACGTATCGAGCTGTTGGATGGGCTCGAGGACGGCGACCTCAAGTCCGGTTACTTGAGCGACAGTGACCTTCTGGGAAAGAGCCTCCCGGATGACGAGGACAACCTCACTAATGG CTGGGATGAAAGCAGCTCCATCAGCAGCGGACTCAGCGATGGCGACGGCGAAGGCTCGGACAATCTCAGCTCAGAGGAGTTCAACGCCAGCTCGTCCCTCAACTCCCTCCCAAACACGCCCCTGGGATCCAGACGCAACTCCTCAGTTATG CTCCGCACGGATGCAGAGAAGCGATCCCTGGTAGAGAGCGGACTCTCCTGGTACAGCGAGGACGGCAAAGTCAGCCACAAGCTAAACACCAGCAGCTTTGACACGGGGAGTCTCAAAATGGAAGCACCGAGCAAGTGGAGGAAGAAGCCCCCGAGCCTGAGTGAGGACTTCGGGGTCAAGGGTGAACTGAGAAAACCTCAAAGTTTAGGTGCGCCGGGGAGCTTTAAGAAGAGTCGGAATCCTCCAGTGGGTGTGACCTCTCCTATCACCCACACATCTCAGAGCGTGCTGAAAGTGGCAG TACCAAAGAGTGACAAGCCACAAGATAAATCCAAGATCTCCATCAAGACCGGCGGTCTCCAAAGGTCACGCTCCGATGCAGGTCGGGATCATCACATGATGGAGCCACGTAAGCCCCCTTCTGGTCTGGTCAAACCCATGACTGGAGCCTCATTCGGCTACAAGAAGCCAGCCACAGCTACTGGTACCGCCACAGTCCTGACAGCAGGGGGCACCACCATCTCCAGTGGCTCTTCAACTGTGGGGAAACCTCCCAAGTCCACAGCAATCCCAGTGAAGCCCGCGGGGGGACGTAAGAATAGCTTTGATGCCAGTAGCGAGCAGAGCTTCCTGGGGCCAAATGCCCGAAACAGCATCCAGTACCGCAGCCTGCCTCGTCCTGCCAAGTCCAGTACACTCAGTGTGATTGGTCGGCCAGCATCCCGACCCGTCAGCGGCACCATAGATCCAAGTCTGTTGAGTCTCAAACCTGTCAGCATGGCCTCAGCAAACCCACGAGTGAAAGAACCCTCCAATTTCAGCAGCAAAATATCAAACCGGACATTCACTGGCCCGGTGAACCAGACGGATAGAGAGAAGGAAAAGGCGAAGGCCAAAGCCGTGTGCGCTGATATGGAATGTGGTTCTCTGAAAGGAGATGAGGTCGTGTCTGAGTCCTCACGAGAATCTGTGGTGAAACTGCACGGCCTCAGACGGACCAGCAGCAGCAAATATCCTGAACTGTCTTCCCCCACCACACCGag GATGTTGGCAAAGTCTCTGGGTCGTCCACCCAGCTTGGCACATCTGGACAAGGTCAACTCCAACAGTCTGGACTCCTGCGTGACCATCCAGGATCTCCCCCCCAAAGTCCCTCCTTACTCCAAGCTCCAGGACCTGGCTGGCTCCCACTCTGCAGCACGTCTGACCCCCAGCCCGGCACCCGTGCTCCACATTGACTCTCCTGGCTCGTTCAACAGCGAGAGCCTGGGTGGTTCACCTCTGCTCTACCCCAAACTGTCAACTATGCACCGCAGCATGGAGTCGCTGCCCCTCCAGATGAGTGTGCCCTCTTCTGCCAGGTTTAGCACCACAGAGTCGAAACCAAATCAGGAAAGGGGCGCAGGGACATGGAGTACTGGGAGCCGGACATCCCTCAACCTTTTCGAAGG GCTGCAAACGGACAGGAACACTTTGCCAAAGAAAGGATTGGA ACGCTGCGGATCGAGTCTGTCGGATAGTGACGGGATAAAACCGGGAAGACGCCACTCCCACAACGCCGTCAGCACGACGGAGAGTGACAGCCCACCTCAGCTGCCTTCACCCACCCGTGCACTTCACCTCTTATCCGCCACCAAAGCCCCTCTCACCAACGTGG TTGCCCCAATTTCTTCAGGCACTCCGAGGATATCACGCTCTAACAGCATTGGGCCTCCTAGTGACTCCGCCTGTGATCTGTATGGATCCTCTCCCCTTGGCAGCAGCATGTCCCTGGCTGAAAGGCCCAAAAGCATGATGCGGTCTGGATCTTTCCGTGAACCTACAGACGACG tGCACGGTTCTGTACTCTCTTTGGCTTCCAATGCTTCGTCCAACTATTCG CAAATCCGCAAACTCCGACGTGAGCTGGAATCCTCGCAGGAAAAAGTGGCCGACTTGACCATGCAGCTTTCTGCTAAC GCTAATCTGGTAGCAGCTTTTGAACAGAGCCTGGCACTGATGACAGCTCGTCTTCAGACCTTGTCTGTGTCGTCTGAGCAGAAG GATTCTGAACTGAATGATCTGAGGGAAACCATTGAGATTCTAAAGACTAAAAACACAGAAGCCCAAGAAATCATCCACGGGGCTCTCAATAATTCAGAAATTGCATCTAAAG AACTGCAGATCAATCGTCAGAACTCGTCTGAAAGCATCTCGAGCCTCACCAGCACCACCAGCCACTCGAGTATGGGCAGCATCAAGGAACAGGaggccaagaagaagaagaagaagagctgg TTACGCAGCTCTTTCAACAAGGCTTTCAATAAGAAGGGCTCGAAAGGGCCCTATGCCGACATTGAGGAAATCGCCACACCGGAGTCATCAGCCCCGTCATCACCCAAAGTCCACCATGATGGAGATAACCCTCCACCATCATCTATGAAAGCCTCAGCCTCTGCATCATCATCTGG GTTATGTGAGGGGAGCGAGGCAGGGGATGACAAGGTTGTGTCGGACCTTCGCTCGGAACTCTGGGAAAAGGAGAGGAAACTGACTGACATCCGTCTGGAGGCTTTGACCTCTGCGCATCAACTGGAGCAGCTGCAGGAGACCATGACCAACATGCAG AAGACTGTGGAAAATCTAAAGGTAGAGAACGACCAACTGAGGACAAGCGGCAACTCCCCCTGTCCGTCTCCTGGACCGTCCAGTTCCGTGTCCCAGTCCTCGGGTCTCACTTGTCTCAGCAATTCATCACCACGGCAGTCAGTAGCGGTGGCTAAAGGATACACCAGAAGGCTGAGTGATGGAACCTGTGCAG cagaTTCCACCGATTACGCAAGTCTGTCCTCACAGAGAGACGACCACCGTGTCAGGGTGGTGGTTTCTGTGGTGGATTTACACGTCTTTAAAGAT GAGGTCAAACAGTCGGATTTATTCATCGGCACGGTCAGAGTGAACGGAAGGATGGACTGGCCCATGCTGGACTCAGCCGTCAGCCAGGCCTTCAAG GTTTACATTGCCAAAGTGGACCCCAATTCCAGTCTTGGCTTGTCCACAGACTCCATCTTCAGTTACAGTATGGGCCACATCAAGAGGGTTCTTGGGGGAGAGGCTCCTGAGACGCAGCCCTCTCGGTGCATGTCCCGGGGGCCCACCGGTATCACTGTGGCTCTGAAAG GCTTGAAGGAGAAGTGCGTGGACAGCCTCATCTTCGAGACCCTCATACCTAAACCGATGATGCAACACTATATCAGCCTGCTACTCAAACACCGCAGACTCATCCTATCTGGTCCGAGCGGAACGGGTAAAACATACCTCGCCTCCCGTCTGGCTGAGTACCTGGTGGACCGTAGTGCCCGCGAAGTCTCTGATGGCATCGTCATGACCTTCAACATGCATCGCCAGTCATGCAAG GATCTACAGCTGTATCTCTCCAACTTGGCCAATCAAATTGACAGAGAAACCAGCTCCTCTGAGAACCCTCTGGTCATTATTGTAGATGATATTCATGACCCAGCTGCGGTCAGCGAACTAGTCAATGGGGCACTCACTTGCAAATATCACAAATG TCCATACATCATCGGAACAAGCAATCAGCCAGTGAAGATGACTGCAAACCACAGTCTTCACCTCAGCTTCAG GATGGTGACCTTCTCCAACAACGTGGAGCCAGCTAACGGCTTCCTGGTGCGctacctgcacagaaagctaaTGGAGTCTGAGGACGAGAGGAGTTTGACCAATGACGACCTGATCCAAGTGCTGGACTGGGTTCCCAAACTGTGGTATCATCTACACACCTTCCTGGAGAAGCACAGCACATCTGACTTTCTCATTG GACCCTGCTTCTTCCTGTCTTGTCCTGTCACAGTAGATGAGTTTCGATCGTGGTTCATTGACCTATGGAACCATTCTATTATTCCCTACTTGCAAGAAGGAGCCAAGGATGGCATCAAG TTCCATGGCCAGAAAGCAGTATGGGAGGACCCGGTGGAGTGGGTGAGGGGCACACTGCCTTGGCCTTCTGCCCAGCAGGACCAGGCAAAACTGTtccatcttcctcctccaagCATCGGCTCCGGCAGTCCTGGTCAGTCCGGCGAGGAGAAGTCTCACAAGGAAACGACACCAAGCTCAGTGGAATCTGATCCGCTG ATGGCAATGCTTTTGAAGCTTCAAGAGGCTGCCAATTACATTGAATCCCCAGACAAAGACGAGCCCAGCCTGCCAAGACTGTGA
- the nav1b gene encoding neuron navigator 1 isoform X4: MLGNSVKAREDFKMDSSKAYGQADGKGLGVGAKRAKSGVPQSTQRGELKVYRAGSSEGRLPVASSLRKQRSMTNLAVLTDAEKKLHLYEPKWCDDMAKPGVGAPRKPGKPVGKVTSGGAPLSRNLSKSEHSLFQGKPKPFAPLAAPSAPGKQSRIPRAPFAEVKPLSKAPEDGRSDDEILSSKAKAAAKKPGLGEESGSKGQGEEGGDKPFLKVDPELVVTVLGDLEQLLFSQMLDPESQRKRTVQNVLDLRQNLEDTMSSLRGSQLSHSCLESSNVGYDSDDTNARSMSSLSNRSSPLSWRHGQSSPRLQAGDAPSSTAVGYQGVKTASHQYAAQTMPARCSSHLSGTSRIELLDGLEDGDLKSGYLSDSDLLGKSLPDDEDNLTNGWDESSSISSGLSDGDGEGSDNLSSEEFNASSSLNSLPNTPLGSRRNSSVMLRTDAEKRSLVESGLSWYSEDGKVSHKLNTSSFDTGSLKMEAPSKWRKKPPSLSEDFGVKGELRKPQSLGAPGSFKKSRNPPVGVTSPITHTSQSVLKVAVPKSDKPQDKSKISIKTGGLQRSRSDAGRDHHMMEPRKPPSGLVKPMTGASFGYKKPATATGTATVLTAGGTTISSGSSTVGKPPKSTAIPVKPAGGRKNSFDASSEQSFLGPNARNSIQYRSLPRPAKSSTLSVIGRPASRPVSGTIDPSLLSLKPVSMASANPRVKEPSNFSSKISNRTFTGPVNQTDREKEKAKAKAVCADMECGSLKGDEVVSESSRESVVKLHGLRRTSSSKYPELSSPTTPRMLAKSLGRPPSLAHLDKVNSNSLDSCVTIQDLPPKVPPYSKLQDLAGSHSAARLTPSPAPVLHIDSPGSFNSESLGGSPLLYPKLSTMHRSMESLPLQMSVPSSARFSTTESKPNQERGAGTWSTGSRTSLNLFEGLQTDRNTLPKKGLERCGSSLSDSDGIKPGRRHSHNAVSTTESDSPPQLPSPTRALHLLSATKAPLTNVVAPISSGTPRISRSNSIGPPSDSACDLYGSSPLGSSMSLAERPKSMMRSGSFREPTDDVHGSVLSLASNASSNYSNEERIQGEQIRKLRRELESSQEKVADLTMQLSANANLVAAFEQSLALMTARLQTLSVSSEQKDSELNDLRETIEILKTKNTEAQEIIHGALNNSEIASKELQINRQNSSESISSLTSTTSHSSMGSIKEQEAKKKKKKSWLRSSFNKAFNKKGSKGPYADIEEIATPESSAPSSPKVHHDGDNPPPSSMKASASASSSGLCEGSEAGDDKVVSDLRSELWEKERKLTDIRLEALTSAHQLEQLQETMTNMQKTVENLKVENDQLRTSGNSPCPSPGPSSSVSQSSGLTCLSNSSPRQSVAVAKGYTRRLSDGTCAADSTDYASLSSQRDDHRVRVVVSVVDLHVFKDEVKQSDLFIGTVRVNGRMDWPMLDSAVSQAFKVYIAKVDPNSSLGLSTDSIFSYSMGHIKRVLGGEAPETQPSRCMSRGPTGITVALKGLKEKCVDSLIFETLIPKPMMQHYISLLLKHRRLILSGPSGTGKTYLASRLAEYLVDRSAREVSDGIVMTFNMHRQSCKDLQLYLSNLANQIDRETSSSENPLVIIVDDIHDPAAVSELVNGALTCKYHKCPYIIGTSNQPVKMTANHSLHLSFRMVTFSNNVEPANGFLVRYLHRKLMESEDERSLTNDDLIQVLDWVPKLWYHLHTFLEKHSTSDFLIGPCFFLSCPVTVDEFRSWFIDLWNHSIIPYLQEGAKDGIKFHGQKAVWEDPVEWVRGTLPWPSAQQDQAKLFHLPPPSIGSGSPGQSGEEKSHKETTPSSVESDPLMAMLLKLQEAANYIESPDKDEPSLPRL, encoded by the exons ATGCTTGGGAATAGTGTGAAAGCCAGGGAAGATTTCAAGATGGATAGCTCAAAGGCGTACGGTCAAGCAGATGGCAAAGGACTCGGCGTGGGAGCCAAGAGGGCAAAATCCGGGGTGCCCCAGAGCACCCAACGGGGTGAACTCAAGGTTTACCGTGCAGGTAGTTCCGAGGGGAGGCTACCGGTGGCCTCCAGCCTCCGCAAGCAGAGATCCATGACCAACCTGGCTGTGCTCACTGATGCCGAAAAGAAGTTACACCTCTATGAGCCCAAGTGGTGCGATGACATGGCCAAACCCGGGGTGGGCGCACCGAGAAAGCCGGGTAAACCAGTAGGCAAGGTGACGAGTGGTGGAGCCCCACTTTCACGAAACCTTTCCAAATCGGAGCACTCCCTTTTCCAGGGAAAACCCAAGCCTTTTGCGCCTCTTGCTGCTCCCTCGGCCCCCGGCAAGCAAAGTCGCATACCTCGGGCTCCGTTCGCAGAAGTGAAGCCCCTCAGCAAGGCTCCTGAGGACGGCAGGTCAGATGATGAGATCCTCTCTAGCAAGGCCAAGGCCGCTGCCAAGAAACCGGGACTCGGAGAGGAGTCCGGTTCCAAGGGACAGGGCGAGGAAGGAGGGGATAAACCCTTCCTGAAGGTGGACCCCGAGCTTGTAGTGACAGTTCTGGGAGACCTGGAGCAACTGCTCTTCAGCCAGATGTTAG ACCCCGAGTCACAGAGGAAGCGCACGGTGCAGAATGTCCTCGACCTCCGCCAGAATTTGGAAGACACAATGTCAAGTCTGCGGGGCTCTCAGCTCAGCCACAG CTGTTTGGAGAGCAGCAACGTGGGCTACGACAGCGACGACACCAACGCTCGTAGCATGTCCAGCCTCTCTAACCGCTCCTCGCCTCTGTCGTGGCGCCATGGCCAGTCCAGCCCTCGTCTCCAAGCGGGCGACGCCCCATCCTCCACAGCAGTAGGATACCAAGGGGTCAAAACCGCCTCCCACCAGTACGCAGCCCAAACCATGCCGGCTCGCTGCTCGAGCCACCTCAGCGGCACATCACGTATCGAGCTGTTGGATGGGCTCGAGGACGGCGACCTCAAGTCCGGTTACTTGAGCGACAGTGACCTTCTGGGAAAGAGCCTCCCGGATGACGAGGACAACCTCACTAATGG CTGGGATGAAAGCAGCTCCATCAGCAGCGGACTCAGCGATGGCGACGGCGAAGGCTCGGACAATCTCAGCTCAGAGGAGTTCAACGCCAGCTCGTCCCTCAACTCCCTCCCAAACACGCCCCTGGGATCCAGACGCAACTCCTCAGTTATG CTCCGCACGGATGCAGAGAAGCGATCCCTGGTAGAGAGCGGACTCTCCTGGTACAGCGAGGACGGCAAAGTCAGCCACAAGCTAAACACCAGCAGCTTTGACACGGGGAGTCTCAAAATGGAAGCACCGAGCAAGTGGAGGAAGAAGCCCCCGAGCCTGAGTGAGGACTTCGGGGTCAAGGGTGAACTGAGAAAACCTCAAAGTTTAGGTGCGCCGGGGAGCTTTAAGAAGAGTCGGAATCCTCCAGTGGGTGTGACCTCTCCTATCACCCACACATCTCAGAGCGTGCTGAAAGTGGCAG TACCAAAGAGTGACAAGCCACAAGATAAATCCAAGATCTCCATCAAGACCGGCGGTCTCCAAAGGTCACGCTCCGATGCAGGTCGGGATCATCACATGATGGAGCCACGTAAGCCCCCTTCTGGTCTGGTCAAACCCATGACTGGAGCCTCATTCGGCTACAAGAAGCCAGCCACAGCTACTGGTACCGCCACAGTCCTGACAGCAGGGGGCACCACCATCTCCAGTGGCTCTTCAACTGTGGGGAAACCTCCCAAGTCCACAGCAATCCCAGTGAAGCCCGCGGGGGGACGTAAGAATAGCTTTGATGCCAGTAGCGAGCAGAGCTTCCTGGGGCCAAATGCCCGAAACAGCATCCAGTACCGCAGCCTGCCTCGTCCTGCCAAGTCCAGTACACTCAGTGTGATTGGTCGGCCAGCATCCCGACCCGTCAGCGGCACCATAGATCCAAGTCTGTTGAGTCTCAAACCTGTCAGCATGGCCTCAGCAAACCCACGAGTGAAAGAACCCTCCAATTTCAGCAGCAAAATATCAAACCGGACATTCACTGGCCCGGTGAACCAGACGGATAGAGAGAAGGAAAAGGCGAAGGCCAAAGCCGTGTGCGCTGATATGGAATGTGGTTCTCTGAAAGGAGATGAGGTCGTGTCTGAGTCCTCACGAGAATCTGTGGTGAAACTGCACGGCCTCAGACGGACCAGCAGCAGCAAATATCCTGAACTGTCTTCCCCCACCACACCGag GATGTTGGCAAAGTCTCTGGGTCGTCCACCCAGCTTGGCACATCTGGACAAGGTCAACTCCAACAGTCTGGACTCCTGCGTGACCATCCAGGATCTCCCCCCCAAAGTCCCTCCTTACTCCAAGCTCCAGGACCTGGCTGGCTCCCACTCTGCAGCACGTCTGACCCCCAGCCCGGCACCCGTGCTCCACATTGACTCTCCTGGCTCGTTCAACAGCGAGAGCCTGGGTGGTTCACCTCTGCTCTACCCCAAACTGTCAACTATGCACCGCAGCATGGAGTCGCTGCCCCTCCAGATGAGTGTGCCCTCTTCTGCCAGGTTTAGCACCACAGAGTCGAAACCAAATCAGGAAAGGGGCGCAGGGACATGGAGTACTGGGAGCCGGACATCCCTCAACCTTTTCGAAGG GCTGCAAACGGACAGGAACACTTTGCCAAAGAAAGGATTGGA ACGCTGCGGATCGAGTCTGTCGGATAGTGACGGGATAAAACCGGGAAGACGCCACTCCCACAACGCCGTCAGCACGACGGAGAGTGACAGCCCACCTCAGCTGCCTTCACCCACCCGTGCACTTCACCTCTTATCCGCCACCAAAGCCCCTCTCACCAACGTGG TTGCCCCAATTTCTTCAGGCACTCCGAGGATATCACGCTCTAACAGCATTGGGCCTCCTAGTGACTCCGCCTGTGATCTGTATGGATCCTCTCCCCTTGGCAGCAGCATGTCCCTGGCTGAAAGGCCCAAAAGCATGATGCGGTCTGGATCTTTCCGTGAACCTACAGACGACG tGCACGGTTCTGTACTCTCTTTGGCTTCCAATGCTTCGTCCAACTATTCG AATGAGGAGAGGATACAAGGAGAG CAAATCCGCAAACTCCGACGTGAGCTGGAATCCTCGCAGGAAAAAGTGGCCGACTTGACCATGCAGCTTTCTGCTAAC GCTAATCTGGTAGCAGCTTTTGAACAGAGCCTGGCACTGATGACAGCTCGTCTTCAGACCTTGTCTGTGTCGTCTGAGCAGAAG GATTCTGAACTGAATGATCTGAGGGAAACCATTGAGATTCTAAAGACTAAAAACACAGAAGCCCAAGAAATCATCCACGGGGCTCTCAATAATTCAGAAATTGCATCTAAAG AACTGCAGATCAATCGTCAGAACTCGTCTGAAAGCATCTCGAGCCTCACCAGCACCACCAGCCACTCGAGTATGGGCAGCATCAAGGAACAGGaggccaagaagaagaagaagaagagctgg TTACGCAGCTCTTTCAACAAGGCTTTCAATAAGAAGGGCTCGAAAGGGCCCTATGCCGACATTGAGGAAATCGCCACACCGGAGTCATCAGCCCCGTCATCACCCAAAGTCCACCATGATGGAGATAACCCTCCACCATCATCTATGAAAGCCTCAGCCTCTGCATCATCATCTGG GTTATGTGAGGGGAGCGAGGCAGGGGATGACAAGGTTGTGTCGGACCTTCGCTCGGAACTCTGGGAAAAGGAGAGGAAACTGACTGACATCCGTCTGGAGGCTTTGACCTCTGCGCATCAACTGGAGCAGCTGCAGGAGACCATGACCAACATGCAG AAGACTGTGGAAAATCTAAAGGTAGAGAACGACCAACTGAGGACAAGCGGCAACTCCCCCTGTCCGTCTCCTGGACCGTCCAGTTCCGTGTCCCAGTCCTCGGGTCTCACTTGTCTCAGCAATTCATCACCACGGCAGTCAGTAGCGGTGGCTAAAGGATACACCAGAAGGCTGAGTGATGGAACCTGTGCAG cagaTTCCACCGATTACGCAAGTCTGTCCTCACAGAGAGACGACCACCGTGTCAGGGTGGTGGTTTCTGTGGTGGATTTACACGTCTTTAAAGAT GAGGTCAAACAGTCGGATTTATTCATCGGCACGGTCAGAGTGAACGGAAGGATGGACTGGCCCATGCTGGACTCAGCCGTCAGCCAGGCCTTCAAG GTTTACATTGCCAAAGTGGACCCCAATTCCAGTCTTGGCTTGTCCACAGACTCCATCTTCAGTTACAGTATGGGCCACATCAAGAGGGTTCTTGGGGGAGAGGCTCCTGAGACGCAGCCCTCTCGGTGCATGTCCCGGGGGCCCACCGGTATCACTGTGGCTCTGAAAG GCTTGAAGGAGAAGTGCGTGGACAGCCTCATCTTCGAGACCCTCATACCTAAACCGATGATGCAACACTATATCAGCCTGCTACTCAAACACCGCAGACTCATCCTATCTGGTCCGAGCGGAACGGGTAAAACATACCTCGCCTCCCGTCTGGCTGAGTACCTGGTGGACCGTAGTGCCCGCGAAGTCTCTGATGGCATCGTCATGACCTTCAACATGCATCGCCAGTCATGCAAG GATCTACAGCTGTATCTCTCCAACTTGGCCAATCAAATTGACAGAGAAACCAGCTCCTCTGAGAACCCTCTGGTCATTATTGTAGATGATATTCATGACCCAGCTGCGGTCAGCGAACTAGTCAATGGGGCACTCACTTGCAAATATCACAAATG TCCATACATCATCGGAACAAGCAATCAGCCAGTGAAGATGACTGCAAACCACAGTCTTCACCTCAGCTTCAG GATGGTGACCTTCTCCAACAACGTGGAGCCAGCTAACGGCTTCCTGGTGCGctacctgcacagaaagctaaTGGAGTCTGAGGACGAGAGGAGTTTGACCAATGACGACCTGATCCAAGTGCTGGACTGGGTTCCCAAACTGTGGTATCATCTACACACCTTCCTGGAGAAGCACAGCACATCTGACTTTCTCATTG GACCCTGCTTCTTCCTGTCTTGTCCTGTCACAGTAGATGAGTTTCGATCGTGGTTCATTGACCTATGGAACCATTCTATTATTCCCTACTTGCAAGAAGGAGCCAAGGATGGCATCAAG TTCCATGGCCAGAAAGCAGTATGGGAGGACCCGGTGGAGTGGGTGAGGGGCACACTGCCTTGGCCTTCTGCCCAGCAGGACCAGGCAAAACTGTtccatcttcctcctccaagCATCGGCTCCGGCAGTCCTGGTCAGTCCGGCGAGGAGAAGTCTCACAAGGAAACGACACCAAGCTCAGTGGAATCTGATCCGCTG ATGGCAATGCTTTTGAAGCTTCAAGAGGCTGCCAATTACATTGAATCCCCAGACAAAGACGAGCCCAGCCTGCCAAGACTGTGA